From Arachis hypogaea cultivar Tifrunner chromosome 3, arahy.Tifrunner.gnm2.J5K5, whole genome shotgun sequence:
TTTCTTTACTTGGTTATACATGATTAAATGTTTATATAAAACATGTTTACACCAATAAATTCGAGTTGGTTCCATCTTCCATGAGAAATCTGTACTAATATATATTTTCTTCCACTTGAAGACCATTCTTGGATACTACATAGGGAGCATGGTAGAAATGTTTCCCTTGGAGACCAAGTGAGAAATAGGATCAAGCAATTCTCCTTAATGAATAGATTCAAGAAGAAGGTTCTTAGAGTAAGTTTTTGGGAACCCCTTTTAATAGTTTACTAATCAAAATGTGGATCTTAATCTAAAGTCCTAAATTACTGTCTTGTCTGCTTCACAAGGTGGTGGCTGATAACCTTCCTGATGAGCAACTTGATAGCATGACCAAAATGTTCCATATGATGGACAAGGACAAGAATGGAGACTTGTCATTTGAGGAGCTCAAAGACGGCCTTGCACTGTTTGGACACACACTTCCTGATCTTGATGTCAAGATGCTGATGGATGCTGTAAGTTCTCTATACAAGATTTCTGTTTCTTTCAAGTTTCATCTCTGCATCGATCTACAGAGTTATTTCTATGATATCATTCGTACGACgatttgtttttgttgatgacAAACAGGCAGATGTTGATGGAAATGGCACCTTGAACCGTGAGGAATTTATCACAATGAGTGTTTTCCTAAGGAGGATTGGAAGTGAAGAGACTCTGACAGATGCATTCCGTGACTTTGACAAGAATCAAACCGGATTCATCGAGTTTGACGAATTGAAAGAGGCTTTATCAGCTGATGATGAACACACTGATGAGCAGGTGATCACAGACATCCTCAATGATGTTGACTTAGACAAGGTAACAAGAAATTCTTAGCTACTCTGAAAAATACAACTCTCATAACCTTTTAGGTCCAATATAATGTTATATCTTTGTTTTTCATTTGCTGTTCTGGTTAAAAAGGATGGCCGAATCAGTTTCGATGAGTTCAAGGCAATGATGAAGTCAGGAGCAGATTGGAAGATGTCGTCTCGCCAGTATTCAAGAGCAATGCTAAACGCATTGAGTTTCAGGCTCTTCAAAGACAAATCTGTGAAGGTAACCAATTAAAACATGATGAGGAGGTAGCACAGGTTCTCAGTTCATGCCTCCCTGGAAATAGTTAAGAAAGTGGCTCATGATGATGATTCATGCAAGGACAGCAAAAAACCAAATGTGTGCATGCATGCTGCAATCTTTTGAGGTTGTGTACAGTTGGGTTCTTTGACAAGTAAAACAAAACCCCCCAATATGAAGTGAGGAGCTTGTCCTATTGTAAtcattgtaatttttaattttttgttggtttCTTAATTGATGTGTAAGTCATTTGATTGGGTAATGCAAAAAATAGAGAATTTCTCTTATAATTACTCCATAGCTACTTGCATTAGAAGCAACTTAACTATGAAACCTTCATATTTTTATTGCCAAGTGACAGACCAAATTTTCATTTTAGTAGAATTAACAATGTGCTCTGGTTGTAGCTAACcaagcaaaataaaattgtcCGTGTAAACAAAAAAGAGACCAATGAACCATTTTCAGTATCAGACTAGTGTGTAGAAACAATGTCCTTGGGTTTAAATTcacattaattcaaaatttagtacattatatacttttaaatcAGCATAATACATACTTTTTAAATGTATTGGGGAAAACGTTATTTAATCACTTTGTTAATGATGTCTATTTTCACTAAATTTTGACACAATAATCTATTTTTATAGCAGTTATCAAATGGAAAGTATATCAGATCTTACACCAGTACCAATAGATCCCACCTTATGTTAAATTGTTAACGCGGCCAATTTGTGAAAGAATCTATACTTCATGAAGCAACCAGATCTGTTTGTTTCTTCAATCATAAATGACTAGGGCTCAAGTAAACCTACATGATCGACCCCACTGAAGATGAATGAAACTAGAAAATGAGAACTTAGATTCAAGTAAACACTTTCCATTTCAATATAACTAAGTGGCCTCATAAGTATTTCAACCAAAATGGTGAGTAGTGAGGACTTAAGCAACTATAGACATTAGACGAGACTTCTTAACAAAGATTATCATGACTATGAGTGATTGAGACTTATTCTATTTTCTGTCAATAATCTTCTCCAAACCATCCTCCCACAGTGAAACAATGTCAAGATCGCAACGATGTAAAGGAGAGGAATGCCAACAGTGCAACCCCCAGGAGCCAAATTTATCAGAgtctaaaaaaaagaaacagcAAGTCAATGAAATCAATATAGTTTTAAGCATTCATTGGAGGTAAAgaataataaatatcataaaagtactaatttaattaataacatttCAAAATATATTCGTACTTTCGTAGAGGATTTTTCAGTTATAGTTTCAATTACATATCCAAATTCATGCATACTGATACAATGTATTTTGTGAGCAATTCAAGCTTGACTCACTATGTTTGGCTTGATTAGTTACCAAATAAATATGGCATTTTTGATCCTCAATAACATAAATGCATCGATGAACTACTTTTCTATTTCAAGATCCCAAATCATTGAAACTATGTCATGTAACAAATTGAATGCCATTACAAATTATTTGGATTCTACAGCTCATTATTTGGATAAGAGGTCTAACATTATCTAACATTTTTACATCATTTCTAGCGTACTGGCCCTAAAGAACTTAATATGTTGGTAAGGGAGCAAAAGAAAGAGATGTCTAGAAACTTACTATCCTAAATTATGAGAGTATGGtgcataaatatttttgtaaaggaTGAGACTTTACCAGAACTCCTGCAACCACGTGAACAATGGGAACAAAATACTCGTCCACTTTGTTCCCCTCAGCATACCCATTAAATGCGATGACCATCGAGAAAGTATGGATTGTGACGAATGCAAGAGCAATAAGGGCTGCAATATGCATACATATAAAAGGTGAACTGATCGTtaaaaagaagcaaaatattGAAAAGGCTACATCTATATGCAGAATCAAAATATTTAGGTACAACTGTTTATGCACAATTACAAAGAGATATATACATATAACAAAGATAGAAAGTCTACTTCAAGACTCGTGCTACAGATTCACATCAAAAAAATAAATGTGCAGTTACACCTGGGGTATAGAatttttcgaaaagtttttgAAGCTGCAGAATCCCATGCCATTCATATACAAGCATACAAGAACATGTAGCAGGGAAAAAATCTCACCAGAAAGAAGGAAAAATGGAACCTTCGAGCATTGGTCGACAAAATAAGTAGCAGGACCAAAAGCAGGAGTCAATACGCTGATGCAGAAGAACACAGCATGCGCGACACCATGACCCAAACCACCAGCTGCAAGAAATATGCAATTAAGATACAGCAGTAAACAAATGATCCGGAAAACAGATGCAAGCACGGATCAGGAAAATAGGCGAAAATGAAGGCCTCCAATTTTCTTACCAAGCGCTATCAGCATCTTATCCGTCAGGAACAAATGTGGTTTCGCTACTCTATCAGCAAAAGCATCTAAAGTATCTTCCAACCTCCTACACAGCATCAAATGACCAACTTCCCCAAATTCAACATCAAAATAGCATTGTATTGCACAGCAGTAACTTAAGCACTAAAAAATTTCCTCATAAATAGTTCCAAGAGACACAACATGAAATGAATAACAGCTGAACCTGCACTTGCAAAAGTAACAGCATATGTGTATATATAAGCTTACTTGTAAATTTTCCAGAAGAGAAGGCGAAGGACTTCTTGAAAAGCAATGGATGAGAGTATAAGTATAGCATATGGCCACCATGAAGTAGTTTTGAGTGGCAGAAAACCTCTCCATATTCCAGACAGTGCAATCAAACTCATAAGCCACAACAGTGTACTGCCACAAAATCAATACAAAAAGAttccaaatttaaatttcaaagtcATCATTTGTCATAGCAATCATAGCATAGCAATGCAATTTATCTCGACTGAAAAACCCTAACTTGAAATAGCAATTCAATAGGTCATGAAGctataagtaaaataaaactaaataaagaaGCTATTTTTCTTAAGATTTAGGTTATGGATGGGGAAAAAAGAGGGGTACCTGGAGAGAACAGTGAGAATCAAGAAGGGCTTTTTGGAAATGACGGAAACGAAGATGGAGAGAGAAGGTCCTAGAGCTATCAGTGCGTAACCGATTCCCGCAGCTACCGTCATTGCAAATCAATCTGTCTCTCTCTAAAAGGAAGAGTCTTCCAGTTTCCGAGCTCAGTTCTCTTCAGTTTTCTGTTCAACACTCCTCCGTCACTATTGGAGAGAGACAGAGCGAGAGTGAGATTCGGATCCGGATCCTGAATTTGGGTCGGAATACTCCGAATTCATTTTATTgacatttttaaaataatataatgaaaGCCCAGTTATATCCTATTTGAGCTTTTTAGGGCCCAGGATGTTGAATACCGGCCCAAATCCTAACAATAAAGGAAATAAGTATAAGTATACTAATCCTAAGTTTGAGTGTTTTTTTTTCTCCAAAGATCGAGAAATTCAAACTCAGATTTATAAGTGAGTATAAAGAGATTatatcatttgaactataactcattggcatacTAATCCTAAGTTGCTTACTGATAAATAAGTATACTAATCCTGAATATATAATGTGCATACTCTTGGTTCTTTATCTAGGTGGTTATGTGTTCCAGTCTCAACTTAATTAGAATCAGAAAAAGCATTCGTAGTTAGTCATTTACCCTTAAGTAGATTATTATCAAATAGAGAGTGAGAATGATAAATTATATCCGCGCAACCTTTTTGTGCTAGAGGAGCTTTCTTAACATATATCAACTGATTAACTACACAACCAGGTTTCAGTATTAGAGGAGTTTTTCAACAAAACATAAGCTGTGTGCAATGTTAAATGTGAAATAATAAGGCTAGCATACTGAGCTATGTCTATATATCTTAGGAAACATTTCAATTATTCCAGAAATACGggtgttttaatgattttaattattgatctcaactatatatttattatatagttGAGATGAATGACTAAAACTATTAGAACACCAATACTTCCGGAATACTTGGATAATTGGGCTAACGCTTCTTGTTAGGCCCAGACTTTTTGGGCTTGGAAGATGGGCTTGAGTTAGAGGCCTCCTTGAATGCTGAGGGGCACAAATGACTTATACCACATTCTCCACAACGAGGTCTCAAGGGAGTGCAAATGGTTTGTCCAAATCCTACCTGTACAAAATGATATTATGTGAAATGTTTGAATATCTTATATCggaatttggatcttctaaattttgaattttcattttagaGAGTAAAATATGAACTCTCACCTTTGAAtagtttttctttcatattttctctaaaatgaaataaatagtaagagatcacactttatcctctaaaataaaattcaaaatttggaggatccaaatctcTTATATTGTTATTAACTATTGAagcataaaataatattattcaaaGTAAACATAAGAGAGAAATGCTCAAATGAGTTGGACTACCAAAAGAGGATTTATTGGAACCCATTCTTCCCTTGGAAGCCATCTTTGCAATGCCTCTCTTGTTTCTTCAGGTGTTAGAGTTTTCTACCAAAATGGAAGAGGATTAGTCAGTGACTTTCAATTGTGACCAAAGTAGAATAAGACAATAAATCCATGCCACACAAAAGAACAATCAATTATTGCTGAATAACATTCTGCAAAAGTAATAGGCTATGATGTTTACATTCTCATACTCTTTTAACATATGAATAATATTGAtggcatatatatttttttgagtttgaTTGCCATGCATCGACAACGTACGAGTTTTACACAGAAATCAAATCAGTGCTACCACGTAGACAAATGTCGTTTCCTTCCGAGATAATGGATGTGGAACTTAGTCACTTTTGTCACATGGTTTGAGAACATATAAATGAGATGACAAAATGTGATGCGTTCATATGTAAAAGGAACCTGTTTTGTGCTGGGTCTAGACACCCATCCAAGCCGATTGCAGATGCGGTGGACATGAGTATCAACACATATTCCTTGAACATTGTTCCATCCAACATTCATGACCTGTAAGGGCAGTAATAACATGAACTTCAGAAAAACTAAGGAAAGGTACTTCTTGAATTATGAAAGCTATTAAACATACCAAATGAGCCATCTTAGGACCTATGCCTGGAAGTAAGAGTAATTGCTCAATTGTGCTAGGTATGTCTCCATCATACTTCATGAGACAAATGTTTGCGATTTTTTTCAAGTTGGTGGCTTTTCTTGTATAGAATCCAACCTTGAAATAAACAATAACCAAATATACAAGCATAGATTCAATTGATGCAGCACAATAATAGACATAGAAGAAGTTGATGTGATAATGTGCAAATTAAGGATATGTTGGCCACCCAAAAATATGATCCTTAAGATGCCATAAAGACAAAACTATTAGAATCAACAGACAGGAAGTATCTTTAAAACGAAGAAAGAAACATACAGGGTAAAGCATCTTTTTTATGGTTTCTTCATCAGCATTGTTGATTGCGTCAGGGGTAAGTAGGCCATTTTCAAGAAGACGTTGGATTGCTCCTATTCTTAAAAAACACATTTGTAACTTGAAATATTTTCATACGCATGTAAAAATATTACGATAAAAGAGTATATGTACTCACCATGAGTAACATGATCTTTGGTTTGGCTTGACAAAAGAGAAGAAACTAGGACAGCAAATCTTCTTTCCTAATCAAACACAAAAGAATTCAGACAGTGGTAAGCTATTTTCATATCATGCTTCATACAGTACATTTTGGTTAAGGAATTACAATGCACCCAAAATCACTACAATTCAAGACAAATTATCATGcatcaaaaaaagaaaaggaaacttGTGCAACTAAAAGACAAGGCATCAATTCAGGACTCCAGACGAAACCAGTTTAATCATCATTGTCGATTAGTTGAACACGAACTACCTATGCCTGTTGATGGATTACTATTAGTttatccaaaagaaaaaaaagaaaaaaacatttaTCTGTTTTCTTCCTCCCTGCCCCAAATGATTGTGTTGGAAACCATACTCTAACCAAATGTAAATCTCAGAATCATTTTTTCTTAGAACCACAAAGACACAAAATGAATACAGATGAATGTTTCTTTCCCCATTCGTCAAACAGCAGAAGAATACAGAGTTAGACCTTAGGAGGTAGAGTATCGCCAGCTTTCTCACATCCCATAGTGTCTACCGGTGCTTCTGCAGAACACCTCATTCTGCGAATCCCCTCAAGCACCCTTTCCCAGTGTGCAGGTAATTCACCTATACCATACATGAACAAAATAATTTAAGCTTTCTAAACTAAGGATGCTGCCATGCTATCAATGAGAAGCAGCTAAGCTAACCATATTAGCTTCTAATTGATATGTGAAAAATGACAGAAATATTATGTCCATGGTCAAAACAAATTTTTCAGGTCCCAACTGccaaattaaatttaatacacTTCACCCAATGCATtcctaataaaaaaaatggcatggaATTTAACAATGATTTGTAAATAGAAAGTTTTTTTCTTCATCATAAAACATCTTACCACTGTGTCTAGGTGAAGTAGCTTCACTTTCCACAAGAGTCGCGTCCAAGCCCAATTCTGATTTACCTGAAAAGGAATGTTATCGTTAAATGAACACAATCCAATAATGAGAATTTGTGGCAAGTGCATTGAGTGACTATCAGAGGCTTATATTTGATACCATTCCAAGCACATAGGAATTACCTCATACACTTGAAACgtatcatttttttttatgagaTACTACAAAGAACTAAAgaagctttaaaaaaaaaaacactgccAATGGCAGTAGCTTATCATAGATTCCAGAATATCAGATATTTTCCCTTTTCTGATTTTGGCATTTTGTCAATGCATTTCTTTTCAAGCTCTCTATAATCACATCATAAAAGGACTAATTTATTCACATGTCACTATGGAACAATTAATCATATTGCTAAGGGTATGTTTGTTTGTGACTATAAATGATGTAAACATTTTCATGAATCAGATTCATCCTACCCGAAGGAGAGACCAAACCAgctgttttcaattcaaacacaTTTCCATAAAGAGAAATGCTTAAGGAccatcaaaatttattgtttttggccaTCACTTTTAGCCATCAATCCAATTCTTTTAATCTAGTAATTCAACAATATACTTTTAGCCTACATTTTTAAACATTGATGGCTAATTAATGGCCAAAACCAACAAATTCTGATGGCCTCATCTTCCATAAATAGTTGCAGCACTTTTTGATACTAATACTATCCCCTTTTCTGTTTTTGGAAAAAATAATTGTACTCCTAAGTCCTAAGGAAGGACAAGGCTAgctgttttcaattcaaaaacATTTCCATAAATACTTCCAGAAAATTTGAGAACTTAGCAAACAAGTACTTACTGGATTGAGTAAATGCATTATTTGCTCCACTGTATGCAAAGTCTTCAATTTCAGGAAGGCCAGAACTCTGTTTAAGTAAAAACGGATAAGTGTCATTATCACCATCAAAAGCATAATAAGCATTCAACAAACTGATTTTtaagttgaaaacaaaaataaaacaaaatatggtGACAAGGGTGCACATTATGCAACATTTTTATAGTGATAAAGACACCCATTAACAAATCAATTGCAAAATCAACGACCAATGAAGGAAAAGAATCTAACTTTGTCATGATCACGTGTTGGGGGCTCAAGCTCCTTTTGTTGAAGTGCCACAAGAGTGGTTTTGGGCCTCTTGCTTCTCCTCACAAAGACACGAGCTTTGGACACAGAAGCAGCGTGCGAGGAGGAGTCCGAGGTGGGTGTGTCGGTGTTGGAATTGGAGGGAAGAGATGGCGTTGTTTGAGTCATCAAAAACGAGACTTTGATTCGCCCCAAACCAAAGGATCGAGGTGTAACCGAAAAGACCAACATTTGATTTGAGACAAAACTCTCCGAGCCATTgtgttttagttttatttttattttgtttattaatgtaaaataacaaattatattgattgattattcattatttttcaaatttgttattttttatttattttaagagtgACATTgtgcttttttcattttttttttaatcctaaCCACAAGTATTTCACCAAGTAAAGGTGCTTTATATTCGTGttcaataaaattttatgttttcgGTTTTAGTGCAAATGTCTGTTTATTAGACTTGAATTAAAGGATTTTGATTATGTTAGTGCAACTTCTTTCCTCATtggttaataataatataatcaataaaacttattatttttgttttataattgacaaacaaatatatttttatactaaattttaaatattaaattttaaattctaatagtttaaaaataaagtgtgaatctaaaatattaataaataaatattgactCTTAATATTTCTATAACATtactaaaataataatgttaTATGATCAATAAATACTATTATTTTAAGCTGATATTTGATAATAAtgatttatattcatatttaaaaaaatttatatataaaatgtatACTTTACActtatatttaacaaaatttacaccaacataatttatatttatcaaaatttacacatataaatcaataaaatttatttattaaagacaaTGTAGTATTTATACTATCCACTAT
This genomic window contains:
- the LOC112788868 gene encoding gamma-secretase subunit APH1-like — translated: MTVAAGIGYALIALGPSLSIFVSVISKKPFLILTVLSSTLLWLMSLIALSGIWRGFLPLKTTSWWPYAILILSSIAFQEVLRLLFWKIYKRLEDTLDAFADRVAKPHLFLTDKMLIALAGGLGHGVAHAVFFCISVLTPAFGPATYFVDQCSKVPFFLLSALIALAFVTIHTFSMVIAFNGYAEGNKVDEYFVPIVHVVAGVLTLINLAPGGCTVGIPLLYIVAILTLFHCGRMVWRRLLTENRISLNHS
- the LOC112788867 gene encoding endonuclease III homolog 1, chloroplastic isoform X1; the encoded protein is MLVFSVTPRSFGLGRIKVSFLMTQTTPSLPSNSNTDTPTSDSSSHAASVSKARVFVRRSKRPKTTLVALQQKELEPPTRDHDKSSGLPEIEDFAYSGANNAFTQSSKSELGLDATLVESEATSPRHSGELPAHWERVLEGIRRMRCSAEAPVDTMGCEKAGDTLPPKERRFAVLVSSLLSSQTKDHVTHGAIQRLLENGLLTPDAINNADEETIKKMLYPVGFYTRKATNLKKIANICLMKYDGDIPSTIEQLLLLPGIGPKMAHLVMNVGWNNVQGICVDTHVHRICNRLGWVSRPSTKQKTLTPEETREALQRWLPREEWVPINPLLVGFGQTICTPLRPRCGECGISHLCPSAFKEASNSSPSSKPKKSGPNKKR
- the LOC112788867 gene encoding endonuclease III homolog 1, chloroplastic isoform X2 yields the protein MLVFSVTPRSFGLGRIKVSFLMTQTTPSLPSNSNTDTPTSDSSSHAASVSKARVFVRRSKRPKTTLVALQQKELEPPTRDHDKSSGLPEIEDFAYSGANNAFTQSSKSELGLDATLVESEATSPRHSGELPAHWERVLEGIRRMRCSAEAPVDTMGCEKAGDTLPPKERRFAVLVSSLLSSQTKDHVTHGAIQRLLENGLLTPDAINNADEETIKKMLYPVGFYTRKATNLKKIANICLMKYDGDIPSTIEQLLLLPGIGPKMAHLVMNVGWNNVQGICVDTHVHRICNRLGWVSRPSTKQKTLTPEETREALQRWLPREEWVPINPLLDLDKPFALP